In the genome of Candidatus Ruthia magnifica str. Cm (Calyptogena magnifica), one region contains:
- a CDS encoding sugar transferase, protein MKRGFDLLLVIICTSLMLLPIIVVAVLVKSTLKGSILYWSDRVGKNNIIFNMPKFRTMRMNTPIIAKHLLNNPSTYLSPIGEFLRRTSLDELPQLYSILKGDMSFVGPRPALFNQEDLIALRTKKGVYKLLPGVTGWAQVNGRDTLSIIDKVNLDIEYIAYQSFWFDIRILWMTFLKVIKRENVSH, encoded by the coding sequence ATGAAAAGAGGATTTGATTTGTTGTTGGTTATAATTTGTACTTCGTTAATGTTGTTGCCGATTATTGTAGTGGCTGTATTAGTTAAATCAACCTTAAAGGGCAGTATACTTTATTGGTCAGATAGAGTCGGAAAAAATAATATTATTTTTAATATGCCAAAGTTTCGTACAATGCGAATGAATACCCCCATTATAGCAAAACACTTGTTAAACAATCCAAGTACTTATTTATCGCCTATTGGTGAGTTTTTGCGACGTACAAGTTTGGATGAATTGCCACAATTGTATTCAATCTTAAAAGGTGATATGAGCTTTGTGGGGCCACGACCTGCACTGTTTAACCAAGAGGATTTAATTGCTTTGCGCACTAAAAAAGGAGTGTATAAATTATTGCCGGGCGTCACTGGTTGGGCGCAAGTTAATGGGCGAGATACATTGTCAATTATTGATAAAGTTAATTTAGATATAGAGTATATAGCTTATCAGTCATTTTGGTTTGACATAAGAATATTATGGATGACTTTTTTAAAAGTTATTAAACGAGAAAACGTGTCTCATTAA
- a CDS encoding glycosyltransferase family 2 protein, whose product MKLSIITVVWNNKTTIKDAIDSVLSQNYQNIEYIVIDGGSSDGTIEIIKNYQNKITKFVSEPDKGIYDAMNKGIVLATGDIIGILNSDDFYINKFVIQKIIKVFEKKVDCVFADLVYVRPNNLEKVIRRYDNSYFSPNKFAYGWMPAHPTFFVKKEVYQKYGMFRTDLKNAADFDILVRFLYTYKISYHYLPEVIVKMRIGGVSTSLSSIWINNIETLRVCKENGIKTNIFKILSKYLQKIVGLLKK is encoded by the coding sequence TTGAAGTTATCAATCATAACAGTAGTCTGGAACAATAAAACCACTATAAAGGATGCTATTGATTCTGTTTTGAGTCAAAATTATCAAAATATTGAGTATATTGTTATTGATGGCGGTTCTTCAGACGGAACAATTGAAATTATCAAAAATTATCAAAATAAAATTACAAAATTTGTATCTGAACCAGATAAGGGTATTTATGATGCCATGAATAAAGGAATTGTGTTAGCAACTGGTGATATTATTGGAATTTTAAATTCCGATGATTTTTATATTAATAAATTTGTCATCCAAAAAATTATCAAAGTATTTGAAAAAAAAGTGGATTGTGTGTTTGCAGATTTGGTGTACGTACGACCTAACAATTTAGAAAAAGTGATTAGGCGATATGATAATAGTTACTTTAGTCCTAATAAGTTTGCCTATGGTTGGATGCCAGCTCACCCTACTTTTTTTGTAAAAAAAGAAGTTTATCAAAAATATGGTATGTTTAGAACAGATTTAAAAAATGCTGCTGACTTTGATATTTTAGTGCGTTTTTTATATACATATAAAATTAGTTATCATTATTTACCAGAAGTAATTGTCAAAATGCGAATAGGTGGCGTTAGTACTTCTTTAAGTAGTATTTGGATAAATAATATTGAAACTCTACGGGTTTGTAAAGAAAATGGTATTAAAACTAATATTTTTAAAATTTTATCTAAGTATCTGCAAAAAATAGTAGGATTGTTGAAAAAATAA